GGCCGCGGTCGCGGTGTTCGGCAACGCGGTCGGCGCGACCCTGGCCGGCTTCGCCCTGGCCCGGCTGCGCTTCCGCGGGGTGCGGCTGGTGACCGGGCTGTTCCTGGCCACCTTGGTGCTGCCCGGGGAGGTCACGATCGTCTCGCAGTACGTGACCGTGCGCAGCCTGGGCCTGACCGACACGCTCACCGGCGTGGCGCTGCCCGGGGCGCTCGCCATGCTGAACGTGCTGCTCATGTACACCGCTTTCCAGGCGGTTCCCCCGGACCTGGACGCGGCGGCGCTGGTCGACGGGGCGAACGTGTGGCAGCGGCTCGTCCATGTGGGTCTGCCGAACGTCCGGGGCATGCTCAGCGTGGTCGTGATCTTCACCTTCATCGGCGCCTGGGACGACTTCCTGTGGCCGCTGATCGTGCTGAACGACCCCGACCGCTACACCCTCACCGTCGGACTCCAGTACCTGAACGGCACCTTCACCGCCAACCCACGGCTCATCGCCGCCGGCACCATGATCGCCTTCATTCCGATCGTGATCGTGTTCGCCTCGCTCCAGCGGTTCTTCTTCAAGGGCGTCGAGGAAGGCGCGATCAAAGGATGAGCGCCCGCCCGATGAGCGCTCACCGCACCCGCACAGGAAAGGACACGGTCCGCGCATGACCACGTCCCCGCGATTCGGCGTCAACTACACCCCCAGCAAGGGCTGGTTCCACCACTGGCTCGACTTCGACCTCGACGACGTACGCGCCGACCTCGACTCGATCGCCGCACTCGGCCTGGACCACGTCCGGGTCTTCCCGCTGTGGCCGCTCTTCCAGCCGAACCGCACCCTGATCCGCCCGCGGGCGGTGGAGCAGTTGGTCGAACTGGCGGACGCCGCCGCCGAACGCGGCCTGGACGTCGCAGTGGACGGGCTGCAGGGCCACCTGTCCAGCTTCGACTTCCAGCCGTCGTGGACGGTCAGCTGGCACCGGCGGAACATGTTCACCGACCCGGACGTCGTCGACGGCCAGGCCGCCTACCTCCGCACGCTCGCCGCCGCACTCGCGGACCGGCCGGCCTTCCTCGGCATGACCCTGGGCAACGAGATCAACCAGTTCTCCGGCGACCCGCACCCCGACCCGGACCGGATCACCCCGGCCCAGGCCGAGCGCTGGCTGCGCCGCATGCTCGACGCCTGTGAACAGGGGGCGCCGGGACGGATGCACCTGCACGCGGAGTACGACGCCTCCTGGTACGTCGACGACCACCCCTTCACCCCGGCGCACGCGGCCCGGCTGGGCGCGGTGACGGCGGTGCACTCCTGGGTGTTCAACGGCACCGCGCAGCGCTACGGGGCGGACTCGCCGGCGACCGGGCAGCACGCGGCGTACATGATCGAGCTGTCGAAGGCCTGGGCGGAGGACCCGCACCGGCCGGTCTGGCTCCAGGAGGTCGGCGCGCCCGCCCCGCACATCCCGGCGGACCGGGCGGCCGGGTTCACCCGGACGACGATCGCCGCGGCGCTGGACTGCCCCGGCGTGTGGGGCGTGACGTGGTGGTGCTCGCACGACGTCGACCGGGCGCTCGCCGACTTCCCGGAGCTGGAGTACACGCTGGGCCTGCTCACCAACGACCGGCGGGTCAAGCCGGCCGGGCGGGAGATCGCCCGGATCGTCGAGGAGCTGCGGGCCGGGAACGGGCGGGCGGCGCCGCGGACCACGGCGCTCGTCGTCGACCTGCCGGACGACGCGGCCGGGCGCTCGTTGTGCGGCCCCGGCGGGGCGGTGTTCGAGGCGTTCATGCGGCTGTCGACGGAGGGCGTCCGGCCGACGACCGTGCTCGCCGGGCGTGCCGCGGACCCGTCGCACCTCGCCGCCCGGGGTATCACTCGGCTCGTCACGGTCGACGACGCCGGAGTCGGCCGACGCGCCTCTCCCTCATCCCGTGCCTCCTCCTGAATCCTGCCTTCTGCACCCGGCCTTCTTCCGTCCTCGTCCCACGGAGCTTCCGCCATGCACAGTGACCGCAGTCTGATCGAGTCCCGTCTCAAGCGCGTCCTCGAGGAGCGCGTCCGTCCCGCCGTGTATCCCGAGTCGGTCCCGCTCGAGGTCGGGATCTGGACCGCCCCCGACGAACCCGTGCCGGTGGCCGAGGGCATCGCCGCCCCGCGTACGCCGATCTCCGTGGGCACCCGGTGGGGCGCGCCGTGGGGCACCAGTTGGCTCACGGTGTCCGGCACGGTGCCGGAGACCTGGGCGGGCCGGACCGTCGAGGCGCTGATCGACCTGGGTTTCGACAAGAACATGCCGGGCTTCCAGTGCGAGGGCCTGGTGTACCGGAGCGACGGCACCCCGGTGAAGGGTCTGCATCCGCGCAACCAGTGGGTGCGGGTCGCCGCTCCGGCGGCCGGCGGCGAGGAGGTGCTGCTCCACGTCGAGGCCGCGTCCAACCCGGTGGTGCTCGACTACCACCCGTTCGTGCCGACGGAGCTGGGTGAGAAGGAGACGGCGGGCAGCGAGCCGCAGTACCGGCTGGAGCGGATGGATCTGGCCGTCTTCGACGAGACGGTGTGGCAGCTCGTGCTCGACCTGGAGGTGGTGGGCGAGCTGATGGCCGAGCTGCCGGTGGAGGGCGCGCGCCGCTGGGACCTGCTGCGGGCGGTCGACCGGGCCCTGGACGCGATCGACCTCCAGGACGTGAACGGCACGGCCCCGGCGGCCCGTTCGGAGCTCGCCCGGGTGCTGGCGACGCCGGCCGAGCCGTCGGCGCACCGGATCAGCGCGGTCGGGCACGCGCACATCGACTCGGCCTGGCTGTGGCCGCTGCGCGAGACGGTCCGCAAGGTGGCGCGCACCACCGCCAACATGACCGCGCTGTTGGAGGACGAGCCGGACTTCGTCTACACGATGTCGCAGGCCCAGCAGTACGCGTGGATCAAGGAGCACCGCCCGGAGGTGTACGCACGGGTCAAGAAGGCGGTCGCGGAGGGCCGGTTCGTGCCGGCGGGCGGGATGTGGGTGGAGTCGGACACGAACATGCCGGGCTCGGAGGCGATGGCCCGTCAGTTCGTGCACGGCAAGCGGTTTTTCCTGGACGAGTTCGGGGTGGAGAACCACGAGGCCTGGCTGCCGGACACGTTCGGCTTCGCGGGCGGGCTGCCGCAGATCATCAAGGCGGCGGGGTCGCGCTGGCTGTTGACGCAGAAGATCTCGTGGAGCCAGGTGAACAGCTTCCCGCACCACACCTTCTGGTGGGAGGGCATCGACGGGACACGGATCTTCACGCACTTCCCGCCGATCGACACCTACAACTGCTCGATGCAGGGTCGGGAGATCGCGCACGCCGTCCGCAACTTCAAGGACAAGGGCAGGGCGCGGCACTCGATCGCGCCGACCGGCTGGGGCGACGGCGGGGGCGGCACCACCCGGGAGATGATCGGCAAGGCGGCGCGGCTGCGCGACCTGGAGGGCTCGGCGCGGGTGCGCTGGGAGCGGCCGGCCGAGTTCTTCGCCCGCGCGGAAGCCGAGTACCCGGACGCGCCGGTGTGGGTCGGGGAGCTGTACCTGGAGCTGCACCGGGCGACCCTGACCAGCCAGGCGCGCACCAAGCAGGGCAACCGGGCGAGCGAGAACCTGCTGCGGGAGGCCGAGCTGTGGGCCGCGACGGCGGCGGTGCGGGCGGGGTTCCCGTACCCGTACGAGCGGTTGGACCGGATCTGGAAGACGGTACTGCTGCACCAGTTCCACGACATCCTGCCGGGTTCGTCGATCGCCTGGGTGCACCGCGAGGCGGAGCGGACGTACGCGGCGGTGGCCGCAGAGTTGCGCGGGATCGTCGACGCGGCGCAGCGGGCCCTGGCCGGCGACGGGTCGGCGGGCGGGGAGGTGGTGTTCAACGCGGCGCCGCACGCCCGGGCCGGGGTGCCCGCCGGGGGCGCACGGCCGGCGGGCACGGGGCCGGCCGCCGCGGCCTGCGCCGTACGGCCCCGGGAGGGCGGCGGGTTCGTGCTGGAGAACGGGCTCCTGCGCGTCGAGGTGGACGGGCGCGGGCTCGCGGTCTCGGTGCGGGACCTCGTCTCCGGCCGGGAGACGGTCGCGCCGGGCGAGGCGGCGAACCTGCTGCAGATCCACCCCGACTTCCCGAACATGTGGGACGCCTGGGACGTCGACAGGTTCTACCGGAACACCGTCACCGACCTGACGGACGTCGACGAGGTGGTCGTGGCGGACGATTCCCCGGGGTCCGTGTCCGTCCGGGTGACGCGGTCGTTCGGCGCGTCGCGGGCGGTCCAGACGCTGACGCTGGCCGCCGGGGCATGCCGGCTCGACCTGGACACCGAGGTCGACTGGCAGGAGACGGAGAAGTTCCTGAAGGCCGCGTTCCCGCTGGACCTGCACACCGACCGCTACGCCGCCGAGACGCAGTTCGGCCACCTGTACCGGCCCACGCACACCAACACCAGTTGGGAGGCGGCCAAGTTCGAGGCGTGCAACCACCGCTTCGTGCACCTGGAGGAACCGGGCTGGGGCGTCGGCCTGGTGACCGCGTCCACGTACGGGCACGACGTCACGCGGACGGTGCGGCCCGCCGACCGGGGCACGACGACGACCGTCCGGGTCTCCCTGCTGCGCGCGCCGCGCTTCCCCGACCCGCACACCGACCAGGGCGTGCACCGCTTCCGGCACGCCCTGGTGCCCGGCGCGACGGTCGGCGACGCGGTCCGCGAGGGGTACCGCATCGGCCTGCCCGAGCGGCGGGTGCCCGGTGACGCCGAGGTCCTGCCGCTCGTCGATGTGGACGATCCGGCCGTCGTGGTCAGCGCGGTCAAGCTGGCGGACGACGGCAGCGGGGACGTGGTGGTCCGGCTGTACGAGGCGCACGGCGGCCGGGTCGCGGCCCGGCTGACGCCGGGGTTCACGCACGCCGGCGTGCAGGTCTGCGACCTGCTGGAGCGACCGCTCCCCGAGGAGGACGCCGGGACGGAGGACGGGGGCGACGTGGCCCTGCGGCTGCGCCCCTTCGAGCTGCGCACCCTGCGGTTCGTACGTCCCGTCGGGTGACGTGACGCCGAGGGCGGGCGCGCCGGATCGGGCGCGCCCGCCCCACGGGGCAGGGTCGGGGCGGTCTGTCCGCAGTCCTCCCGGCCCGAGCGGTCCCCCGATGCCGATGCCGATGCATGCCGATGCCGTCCGCTACGACGACGTGCCTCGGACGAGTGGCCGCAGCTGGACGAGCGGGTGATGGCGGCCGACATCCTGGTGCTGTGCGGGCCGACCTGATTCGGGGATACGTGTCATCGGTGCGGGGCCGTGCGGGTGATCGGGTGGCCGGCTCCGTGACCGTTGGCGCGGCGTTTGATCATTCCGCCCCACGAGGAGAGACAGTGGACGGGATTTTCGGCCGGACCAACCCGGGGCACCATCGACGTCGGCAGCCGGGTGTTGTGCCGCCCCGACCACCCACTCGTCCGCAGGGGGACGCATCGATGACCGACACCGGCACGTCCTACCGTGATCTCCGCGCCCTGGTGATCAACTGCACCCTCAAGCGGTCGCCGGAGCGGAGCCACACTCAAGGGCTGATCGACATCAGCACCGGGATCATGGAACGTCAGGGCGTCGCGGTCGAGGTGCTGCGGGCGGTGGATCTCGACATCGCGACCGGTGTCTGGCCGGACATGACGGAGCACGGGTGGGAGACCGACGAGTGGCCCGTCATCTACTCGAAGGTGATGGCAGCGGACATCCTCTTCTTGGCCGGACCTGTATGGCTGGGAGACAACTCTTCGGTCATGAAGAAGGTCATCGAGCGCCTGTACGCCTGCTCGTCGATCCTCAACGAACGTGGCCAGTACGCATATTACGGGCGGGTCGGGGGTTGCTTGATCACCGGTAACGAGGACGGCGCCAAGCACTGCGCGATGAACGTCATCTACAGCCTTCAGCACCTGGGCTACGTCATCCCGCCGCAGGCCGACGCGGGCTGGGTCGGCCCGGCCGGACCCGGCCCTTCCTACCTCGACGAGGGCTCGGGTGGGCCGGAGAACGACTTCACCAACCGCAACACCACGTTCATGACCTGGAACCTGCTCCACCTGGCCCGCATGCTCAAGGACGCCGGCGGCATCCCCGCGTACGGCAACCAGCGCTCCGAGTGGGACGCCGGGTGCCGCTTCGACTTCGAGAACCCCGAGCACCGTTGAACTCCGGCCGGAACATCGGAGACCGCTTGGACGCCTCCGCGGTCTCCGCCGCCCGGTCGGTGTTCTCGAACAGCTACAGGACCGGCCCCGCCCCTCGGACGACTAACGCTCGCGAGGCACGCCGGCACGGTGCCGAGGGTCATGTACCGGTGTGGGTGTGGGCAGCCCACAGGCTGGGGACATGGGGGTACCTGCTGCGGAGGCGTGTAGTGGCGAGGTGAAGGGCGAGGGCGCTTCGGTCGGCCTGGGGCGGGGCCGTGCCGTTGTCGGTGAGGTGGGCGTAGAAGTCGGTGCCGAGTTGGGCAGCGGTGCGGTCGTCGACGGACCACAGCGTGCCGATGACGTGCCGGTAGCCGGCTAGGTGGAAGGCGCCGGTGATGTGGAGGGATTCGTCGGCCAGGCGGGGGGCGGTGTTGCTGGTGTCGCAGGCGGAGAGGTAGGCCAGCTCGGCAGTCAGGTCCAGGGCGGTGATGTCGGCGATGGTCAGGGGCGCGGTGGCGTGGTCGGTGAGGACCAGGTGACTCCGGGCGGGGTCGGTCCAGTCCGCTTCGCCGTGGCAGGAGAAGTGGGCGATGCCATGGCTGGGCAGCGCGTCGAGAACGGTGTCGCGCGTGGGGGTGGCCAGGAGGCGGGCGTCCGGGATCAGGGACGTGATGGCGGCGGCCTCGACACGGACGCCGGGCAGCGGCGGGGTGCCCGGGGCTTTGGCGGCGGCGACGACCAGGGTGCTGGGGGTGGACGGCCCGGACTGGCGGGTTCTGGCGTGGGCGAGGGCCCGCACGGTCGTGGTGTAGGAGGAGACGACGCGGTCGAGGACGGTCCGCGGTCCGCCCTCCCGCTGGACGTCGTCGGTGTGGTGGCCGGCCGCGTGGAGGGGGAGATAGGCGAGGATGCCCACCGGGCACCACCACAGGCGGGGCCAGGGCTCACCGGGCTGATGGGCGGTCGTGTGGCCGAGGTCGGTCAGAACAGGCTCAGCAACGGTGTCCCACAGCCAGGTCAGAACGGCGAGGATTTCCCGCTGGGCTTCGACACGTGCCCTGGGGGCGATCTCGTGGTCGGTGGTGGCGTGCAGGGCAGCCAGGAGTCGTTCCCCCTGCTCGAAGGCGGCATCCTGGGTCAGCGTGGGCAAGGGCACGACCCGGACAGGAGCGTCGGCGGAATCAGTGAGGACGAGGGCGTCGCAGCGGCGGGGGCTGGCGGTGACGAAGACGACGGGCCCCTCGTGCGCATGGCGGGCGAGCTCGTTGATCGGGGGCGCGTGGAGGAAGTCCTCGAAGCCCGGGAGGCCGGAGATGCGCGCGATGAGGCTCTGCCACGCGTCGTGGGCCTCGCGCCTGTGCTCTGCCAGGCGCTGGTTCGCCTCCCGGAGCACTTCCGGGGCCTCCGCCGATGACGTGGGGCGGGGGTGGTTCAGGGCGTCGAGGCGGGCCCGCAGTTGGCGCAGCTCGTCCGCCAGGTGGGGGGCGTGCTCGCGCAGGCGGACGGCATCACGGCTGCGCAGACCGAGGGTGTCGGTGGCGAGGATTCCGCGGGCGCGCTCCAACAGCTCCACGGCCCGCTCCGGCCGGCCTGCGGCGAGCGCGGCGGCGGCGGCCTCCTCCGGTAGACCTGGCAGGCGGCCGAGCTGGTACTCGCGGTCCGCGCGGCCCAGACTGCCCGGGGCGAGGGACGCCGTCAGGGCAATGGCCTCCTCCACGGCTTCCAGCGCCGCCTGGGGGGCGTCGGGGCCGGAGGCCAGGAGCGCGAAGCGCCGATACGCCTTGATGCGGGTGACTGTGTCACTCGTCGTGCTGCCCGCGGCCTCGCCGAAGTAGCGGCATGCGTCCTCCCGCGCTTGCGTCCCACCCCCGACCTCGAACAGATTTGCCAGCTTGCCGCCGAGGCTGTTGAGGTACACGGCGCGGTGGGGGTGGTCGTGGGGGGTGGCGCTGACGGCCTCCCGGCTGACCCGCACGGCTTCTTCCAGTACCTCGATATCGGTGCTGCGTTCGAACAGGGTCTTCAGGATGTTTCCGAGGTTGTGCAGGTACCCGGCGCGGCTGGGGTGGTCGCGGGGAGTGGTGGCCACTGCTTCCCGGCTGGTCTTTACGGCTTCCTTCAGTATCTCGATGTCACCGACGCGCTCGAAGAGGGCTGCCAGCGTGCCTGTGAGGTTGTTGAGTTGCACAGCGCGGTTGGGGTGGTTGTGGGGTGTGGTGGCCACGGCTTTCCGGCCGACCTGTGCGGCTTCTTCCAGTACCTCGATGTCACCGGTGCGTTCGAACAGGGTCTGCAGGATGCTTCCGAGGTTGCCGATCTGCACGGCGTGGTGGGGGTGGTTGTGGGGGACGGTGGCCACGGCTTCCCGGCCGACCTGTACCGCCTCTTTCAGTACCTCGATCTCACCGATGTGCTCGAACAGGGCCAGTAGGTTGCCTGCGAGGTTGTTGAGGTGCGTGGCGCGGTTGGGGTGGTTGTGAGGTGTGGTGGCCACGGCTTCCCGGTTGACCTGTACTGCTTCCTCCAGTACCTCGATGTCCCCGATGCGTTCGAACAGGGTCTGCAGGGCGGTCCCGAGGTTGTTGAGGGGGGTCGCGCGGTTGGGGTGGTTGTGGGGGACGGTGGCCACGGCTTCCCGGTTGACCTGTACTGCTTCCTCCAGTACCTCGATCTCTCCGACGCGCTCGAACCGGCGCTGGAGAGCGACCCCCAACGAGGTCAGGTATCCGGCGCGGTTGGGGTGGTGGTGAGGAGTGGCGGCCACTGCTTCCCGGCCGGCTTGTACTGCTTCCTCCAGTGCTTCTGTCCGTCCCGTGTGTCCGGACAGCGCCTGCAGCGCGTTCACAAGGGAGTTGAGGTGCATGGCGCGGTGGGGGTGGCCTTGGGGGACGGCAGCCACTGCTTCCCGGCTGACCTTTACTGCTTCTCTCAGTACCTCGATGTCACCGACGCGCCCGAACAGCGCCTGGAGCGTGTTCCCGAGGTTGTGCAGGTACCCGGCGCGGTTGGGGTGGTCGCGGGGGGTGGTGGCCACAGCCTCCCGGCCAAGCTGCACTGCTTCTTCCAGTACCGCAAGGTCACCGATGCGCTCGAAGTGGATTCGCAGCGTGCTCCCGAGGTTGTTGAGGTTCATGGCTCGGCCGGGGTCGTCGCGGGGGGAGGTGGCCACAGCCTCCCGGCCAAGCTGCACTGCTTCTTCCAGTACCGCAAGGTCACCGATGCGCTCGAAGTGGATTCGCAGCGTGCTCCCGAGGTTGTCGAGGTACATGGCGCGGTGGGGGTGGCCTTGGGGGACGGCAGCCACTGCTTCCCGGCTGACCTTTACTGCTTCTCTCAGTACCTCGATGTCACCGACGCGCCCGAACAGGCGCTGGAGAGCGACCCCTAACGAGTTCAGAAACCCGGCGCGGTCGGGGTGGCCTTGGGGGGTGGCGGTCACGGCCCCCCGGCCGGCCTGCACGGCTTCTTCCAATACCTCGATCTCGCCGACGCGCTCGGACAGGAACTGCAAGGCGTTCCCGAGGTTGTGCAGACCGGCAGCATGGCTGGGGTGGTCCTCGGGAAGCATGGTGTGCACCGTGCGGAACGCAGCGATGGCCTGCTCAAGTACGTCCCGTTGCCCCGTGCGCTCGTATGCGGTGAGCAGATCGACGGCACGAGCCTGCGCGGTGGCCATGGCGCGCGGATCGAACTCCGGCGCGGGGGTCCCGACGGCAGATTCTTGCAGCGTGCGGTGCAGAGGCTCGGGAACGGACTGAGGGCTCACTCGATGGACGGGGGCAAAGAACCGGGTAGCAGCTGCCAGATCATCCCGGCCCTGGCCCTCGGAAAGGGCGAGGTGGCGTAGCCAGTGGTACCAGCCCAGGACCTGCGCGGCGGACAGGTCGTGCTCGGGGTCGGTGACACGCTCCAGGTCGCGGGCGGCACGGCGGACCTCACGTTCGAGGATGTGGGTGGAGTCGCCGGCGTTGAGGGCGAGGTGACTGTTGAGGGCGGCGAGTGCCGCATCGCGGTCCGGCATGGCAGGTATCCCCCGAAGGAACAGCATCACTATCACTGTCGGGCCCGATGTGCATGCCCAGGCAAGCCGCGACTGCACGCACAACATGGGCGTTGCGCTTTGAGTGGATGCTAACCACGACACAAGCCGCACAACCTATACTTTGGTCAACTCGGGGGAACAGGGCCCCGTTTGCTGGCGCAGGACCCTCGAATGCCAGCCAGGTGGAACCGTGCAGAGGGGCAGCATGGACGACGTGGTGGGCGAGCGCGTGGCGGCACTGTGCGGTGAGCTCAGCCGCTGGCCGGAGCTGGCGACGGTGATCGGCGACGCCGGGGCGCTGCCGCAGCTGAGCGAGTTGCTGGCGCTGCTCGCCAACCGGGCCGAGCCCGACGAGCGGCACGTGGCCACGCTGCTCGACGTGATCGAGGACGCCTGCGCGCGGCAGGGCCTGCCCGCGCTGACCCGTCGTGTCCCGTCCCTGCCGCCAGGCATGGGAGCGGACACAGGGGGGCCTGCCGGGTGGACCTGCCCGCTGAGCAGGTGCAGCCGGGTGGTCCTTCCCGACGAGACCCCGCACCCGCCGACCTGTGCGGCAGCCGTGGGTGAGGACGGACGGATGAAGCCCTACTCGCCCAGCATGCGGTGACGAGCGCCTTTCTGGCCGGGATCGGCACGAAACTCGCCGATCGGTGGCTCAACGCGCTGCTGCTGCCCGGCCTGTTGTGGACCGCGCTGCTGGTAACAGGCCTGCACCTGGGCCAGGACCACCCCTTCGCCGTCGACCGATTGGGCGACTGGCTCGACCAGCTCGCCGCCCGCCCAGCCGCCCACGCCCCCGGCACGGTCGCACTCGCCGCATCCGCGGTCCTGCTGGTCAGCACCGGTGTGGGACTCCTCGCCGGCACTCTCGGCGGCCTGGTCGAGCAGTTGTGGGCACTTCCCGGCGACCTCCCTCCTGCTTCCTGGATACGGGCCTGGCGCCAAAGACGTTGGGACACGGCAGGCGAGCAATTGAAGACCGCGATCCGGCACGCCGCCCGGGCCACAGACGCCGCCCGGACCCGCGCTGCCCAGGTGCGCGCCCGGCAGCGCCGACGGTCCCGTCTCGGCCCCGTCCGGCCGGGCCACACCACCCGCATCGGCGACCGGTTCGCGCTCGCTACGCTCCATGCCGCCCAGAACAACGGCCTCGACGACCTGCCCCTGGCCTGGCCACGCCTGTGGACTGTGCTGTCCGCCGAGCTCCGCACCGACCTCGCCGCCGCCCGCGACACCTACGCCGCCACCGCCCGCCTCGCCGCCTGGGGGCTCCTCTACTTCCCCCTCGCCGCCGCCTGGTGGCCTGCCGCCCTGATCGGCGCCGCCGTCCTGACCACTGCCGCCGTACGCGCCTTTGCCGCCGCGGATGTCCTGGCCGACCTGATCGAGACCGCCTGCGACCTGCATCTCAACGATCTGGCCGACCGCCTGGGCATCCCCACCACCACGCCTGCCCCGGACACCGGACACGCGATCAGCGGACGCCTGCGTACCACCGCCCCGAGCACCTCAGACACCGGGTGACGGGCGTACAGTAACCGAATCCTGATCACCGGCAAGGACGGCCTGAAGCACTGCGCCATGAACCGGTTCGGGCGGCCCGCAGAACGACTTCACCAACCGCAACACCGCCTTCATGAGCTGGAACCTGATGCGCATGGCGGCGCTGCTGAAGTGGTCCGGCGGGATCACGGCGCACGGCAACCAGCGCTCGGAGTGGGACGCGGGCTGCAGGTTCGACTTCCCGAACCCGGAGCACCGCTGAGGGAGCCGGAGGGTGTCAGTCGGGGACGGGCAGGCCCTTCGGCTCCTTGATCCGCTTCATGATGATCTGCGAGTTCACCTCGGTGACGCCGCCGAGCGTGGTGAGCCGCTCGATCCAGAGCCGCTCGTACGCGGCGAGGTCGGCGACCGCGATCCGCAGCAGGCAGCCGGGGCTGCCGAACAGCCGGTACGCCTCGATCACGTCGGGGATGTCCTGGAGCGCGGCCTCGAAGGCCTCGACGGCCTCCCGGTCGCGGCGCACCTCGATGGAGACGAGGACCTCGAAGCTGCGGCCGACGGCCTCCGGGGCGACGATCGCGCGGTAGCCCTGGATCACGCCGTCCTGCTCCAGCTGCCGGACCCGGCGCATGCACGGCGAGGGGCTCAGTCCGACGCGCTGGGCGAGCTCCTGGTTGGTCAGCCGGCCGTCCTCCTGGAGCTCACGCAAGATATGGAGATCGATTCGGTCCATGGCGCAATTATCCACCACTCATGTTGCGTGCGGAGCCGAGATCGGCAACCCGATTGCGTCGCTTTTTTCCTATCCTTGCGGAGACGCGGTCCCGCACCGGCCGCGCCGAGGAAACAGAACGACTCCGGGGACGAAGCACATGGAATGGATACGCGACGAGCGGCCGCGACGGATCACCCTCATCAGCACCGGGGGCACCATCGCCAGCCGCTGGCAGGGCGCCGGGTACGCCGCCGAGGCCGCGGGCAGTGACGTCCTGGGCGCGTCCGCGCTCCCGGAGGGCGTGACGGTCGACGTCGTCGACCTGTTCAACGTGAACAGCTCCCGGATGACCTCGGTCCGGCAGCTCGCCCTGCTGCACGCCGTGCACGAGGCGCTGGCCGACCCCGGTGTGGACGGGGTCGTGATCACCCACGGCACGGACACCCTCGAGGAGTCCGCCTTCTTCCTCGACCTGCACCACTCCGACCCGCGCCCGGTCGTCCTCACCGGCGCCCAGCGCCCCATCGGCACGGGCGACAGCGACGGCCCCGGCAACGTGTACGACGCCCTCCAGGTCGCCGCCTCGGTCCGCGACCTGGGCGTCCTGGTCGTCTTCGACGGCCTCGTGCACCCGGCGCGCGGCACCGTGAAGACCCAGACCCTGGCCTCCGACGCGTTCTCCGACCCGTCGGCGCAGCACCTCGGCAAGGTCGGCTTCGGCCGGGTCGACACCCACCGCAGCCCCGAGCGCCCGGCGCCGCTGCCGCTCCCGGCGGCCGACGCGAGTGCCGCCCTCCCCCGCGTGGACGTCATCACCCACCACAGCGACGCCGACCCGCTGCTGTTCCGCGCGGCCCTCGCCGCCGGGGCCCGGGGCATCGTCCTCGTCGCCACCGGCGCGGGCAACGCCACGCCCGAGTTCGTCGACGCGGTGGCCGAGGCCGTCGAGCAGGG
This sequence is a window from Streptomyces sp. HUAS YS2. Protein-coding genes within it:
- a CDS encoding Lrp/AsnC family transcriptional regulator; this encodes MDRIDLHILRELQEDGRLTNQELAQRVGLSPSPCMRRVRQLEQDGVIQGYRAIVAPEAVGRSFEVLVSIEVRRDREAVEAFEAALQDIPDVIEAYRLFGSPGCLLRIAVADLAAYERLWIERLTTLGGVTEVNSQIIMKRIKEPKGLPVPD
- a CDS encoding CHAT domain-containing protein, giving the protein MLFLRGIPAMPDRDAALAALNSHLALNAGDSTHILEREVRRAARDLERVTDPEHDLSAAQVLGWYHWLRHLALSEGQGRDDLAAATRFFAPVHRVSPQSVPEPLHRTLQESAVGTPAPEFDPRAMATAQARAVDLLTAYERTGQRDVLEQAIAAFRTVHTMLPEDHPSHAAGLHNLGNALQFLSERVGEIEVLEEAVQAGRGAVTATPQGHPDRAGFLNSLGVALQRLFGRVGDIEVLREAVKVSREAVAAVPQGHPHRAMYLDNLGSTLRIHFERIGDLAVLEEAVQLGREAVATSPRDDPGRAMNLNNLGSTLRIHFERIGDLAVLEEAVQLGREAVATTPRDHPNRAGYLHNLGNTLQALFGRVGDIEVLREAVKVSREAVAAVPQGHPHRAMHLNSLVNALQALSGHTGRTEALEEAVQAGREAVAATPHHHPNRAGYLTSLGVALQRRFERVGEIEVLEEAVQVNREAVATVPHNHPNRATPLNNLGTALQTLFERIGDIEVLEEAVQVNREAVATTPHNHPNRATHLNNLAGNLLALFEHIGEIEVLKEAVQVGREAVATVPHNHPHHAVQIGNLGSILQTLFERTGDIEVLEEAAQVGRKAVATTPHNHPNRAVQLNNLTGTLAALFERVGDIEILKEAVKTSREAVATTPRDHPSRAGYLHNLGNILKTLFERSTDIEVLEEAVRVSREAVSATPHDHPHRAVYLNSLGGKLANLFEVGGGTQAREDACRYFGEAAGSTTSDTVTRIKAYRRFALLASGPDAPQAALEAVEEAIALTASLAPGSLGRADREYQLGRLPGLPEEAAAAALAAGRPERAVELLERARGILATDTLGLRSRDAVRLREHAPHLADELRQLRARLDALNHPRPTSSAEAPEVLREANQRLAEHRREAHDAWQSLIARISGLPGFEDFLHAPPINELARHAHEGPVVFVTASPRRCDALVLTDSADAPVRVVPLPTLTQDAAFEQGERLLAALHATTDHEIAPRARVEAQREILAVLTWLWDTVAEPVLTDLGHTTAHQPGEPWPRLWWCPVGILAYLPLHAAGHHTDDVQREGGPRTVLDRVVSSYTTTVRALAHARTRQSGPSTPSTLVVAAAKAPGTPPLPGVRVEAAAITSLIPDARLLATPTRDTVLDALPSHGIAHFSCHGEADWTDPARSHLVLTDHATAPLTIADITALDLTAELAYLSACDTSNTAPRLADESLHITGAFHLAGYRHVIGTLWSVDDRTAAQLGTDFYAHLTDNGTAPPQADRSALALHLATTRLRSRYPHVPSLWAAHTHTGT
- a CDS encoding asparaginase — its product is MEWIRDERPRRITLISTGGTIASRWQGAGYAAEAAGSDVLGASALPEGVTVDVVDLFNVNSSRMTSVRQLALLHAVHEALADPGVDGVVITHGTDTLEESAFFLDLHHSDPRPVVLTGAQRPIGTGDSDGPGNVYDALQVAASVRDLGVLVVFDGLVHPARGTVKTQTLASDAFSDPSAQHLGKVGFGRVDTHRSPERPAPLPLPAADASAALPRVDVITHHSDADPLLFRAALAAGARGIVLVATGAGNATPEFVDAVAEAVEQGVLVAITTRVPAGEVAEIYTGGGAVDLVAAGGLLTGTLRAAQTRIAVLSALLADVSPNHRTELLRGLLNGPAFQEPALAAGSRFSGGSPTPAGAHH